The following are encoded in a window of Maridesulfovibrio bastinii DSM 16055 genomic DNA:
- the tnpA gene encoding IS200/IS605 family transposase — MRDTESLAHTKWNCKYHIVFAPKYRRQVFYYETKRAIGEILRKLCEWKGVEIVEAECCPDHIHMLV, encoded by the coding sequence TTGCGAGACACTGAAAGTTTAGCCCATACAAAATGGAACTGTAAATATCATATAGTCTTTGCTCCAAAATATCGTCGCCAAGTTTTCTACTATGAAACTAAAAGAGCAATAGGTGAAATTTTACGAAAGCTCTGTGAGTGGAAAGGCGTTGAGATAGTTGAGGCAGAATGTTGCCCTGATCATATCCATATGCTTGTA
- a CDS encoding arabinose transporter encodes MFLDDLSKKRLIKMGVSLFISYLSVAMALPVISVYVCHDLGYAHRLGGLAVGISFFSTILSRKYAGFFSDTVSPKKCTMRGLFLYTSAAAICLVSALAIFPANIAYIILIVGRLILGFGESMVMVGLTSWHFAVIGPKHSGKILSVAGMAMYGAFALGGPLGLAVYSKFDFKILMGLSLILPFIGGLFLFNLADHKNKERLNKNQSFFKIIHKIWKQGMVVSLQGVGFAVLGAFVLLYFKSKGWPFAGMGLSLFGIGFVLSRIFWGSIPDRFGGINITCFSLVIELIGQLLLWMGSNLSLALIGSFFTGLGCSMIFPAMGVEAIKRVPSEYRATAFGGFAAFQDLSYAVSAPIAGVLVDFFDYSIVFLMGAMAAALGILFILSIYWEEKVENKCLGQRV; translated from the coding sequence ATGTTTCTAGATGACCTATCTAAAAAACGCCTGATTAAAATGGGTGTTTCTCTCTTTATTTCATACCTTTCTGTTGCAATGGCTTTACCTGTGATTTCTGTCTATGTCTGTCATGATTTAGGTTATGCTCACAGGCTTGGCGGACTGGCAGTAGGTATTTCCTTTTTTTCCACTATCTTATCCCGGAAGTATGCAGGATTTTTCTCAGATACTGTAAGTCCAAAAAAGTGTACTATGCGGGGTTTGTTTTTATACACATCAGCCGCAGCCATTTGTCTGGTTTCAGCTTTAGCAATATTTCCTGCTAATATTGCTTATATCATTCTTATTGTCGGACGACTTATTTTAGGCTTTGGTGAAAGCATGGTCATGGTTGGTTTAACCAGTTGGCATTTTGCTGTTATCGGTCCAAAACATTCAGGAAAAATTTTATCTGTTGCCGGAATGGCCATGTATGGAGCTTTTGCTCTCGGGGGGCCATTAGGACTTGCCGTTTATTCGAAATTTGATTTTAAAATTTTGATGGGTCTTTCTCTTATTCTGCCGTTTATTGGTGGCTTATTTTTATTTAATTTGGCGGATCATAAAAACAAGGAACGGCTAAATAAGAATCAGTCATTTTTTAAGATAATACATAAAATATGGAAGCAGGGTATGGTTGTCAGCCTTCAAGGAGTTGGTTTTGCAGTCCTTGGAGCATTTGTTCTTCTTTATTTTAAAAGTAAAGGCTGGCCTTTTGCTGGCATGGGGCTAAGTTTGTTCGGTATCGGTTTTGTCTTGAGCCGTATTTTCTGGGGATCAATACCCGATAGATTTGGTGGAATAAATATTACCTGCTTTTCTTTAGTGATCGAGCTGATAGGGCAATTGTTATTATGGATGGGATCGAATCTGTCTTTAGCTCTCATAGGTTCTTTTTTTACAGGCCTGGGTTGCTCCATGATCTTTCCTGCTATGGGAGTAGAAGCAATAAAAAGAGTTCCTAGTGAATATAGGGCTACTGCTTTTGGAGGCTTTGCCGCTTTTCAAGATTTATCCTACGCTGTATCAGCACCTATAGCCGGAGTGTTGGTAGATTTTTTTGATTACTCAATTGTTTTTTTAATGGGGGCGATGGCAGCTGCTTTAGGAATTCTGTTTATATTGTCAATTTATTGGGAAGAGAAGGTCGAAAATAAATGTTTGGGCCAAAGAGTTTGA
- the secG gene encoding preprotein translocase subunit SecG — translation MQTLVITVHIIACIFLIIFVLLQSGKEDMGVIFGGGSSSVFGSTGAGGVLSKVTAFLAAIFLITSLSYNYLSGNKVGDKSVMDETANAVAPAPEFEKPVIPAKTDEVAKTPAPVEEKQAPAKKAE, via the coding sequence TTGCAAACGCTAGTAATTACTGTACACATTATCGCCTGCATCTTTCTGATCATTTTTGTTCTGTTGCAGAGCGGAAAGGAAGACATGGGTGTCATTTTCGGTGGGGGTAGCAGTTCTGTTTTCGGAAGTACCGGAGCAGGTGGAGTTCTCTCCAAGGTAACCGCATTTCTGGCGGCGATCTTTTTGATAACTTCTTTAAGCTACAATTACCTTTCAGGTAATAAGGTTGGAGATAAATCCGTAATGGATGAAACTGCTAATGCAGTTGCTCCGGCTCCCGAATTTGAAAAGCCTGTTATTCCTGCAAAGACTGATGAAGTTGCAAAGACTCCGGCTCCTGTTGAAGAAAAACAGGCTCCGGCAAAAAAAGCTGAATAA
- the tpiA gene encoding triose-phosphate isomerase has protein sequence MAANWKMFKTRSEAEKTAQTLLSKIEGKVPADREVLIAAPFTALSSVDSVLGSQDWFHLSGENMYPAKEGAFTGEISADMLKDCGCGFCLAGHSERRHIMGESDEFVGEKVTFGLANDLSMILCVGETIEERKAGNVQQVIDTQLEKGLAGVEADIVPDRIVIAYEPVWAIGTGEVAGPEEIKEAHLFVRKKLENIFPDKFNDIKILYGGSVKPGNCAEIIALDNVDGVLVGGASLDGESFSQIVLA, from the coding sequence ATGGCCGCGAACTGGAAAATGTTTAAGACCAGAAGTGAAGCTGAAAAAACAGCTCAGACATTGCTCTCTAAAATTGAAGGAAAAGTTCCTGCAGACAGGGAAGTGCTCATAGCCGCTCCGTTTACAGCCCTATCTTCTGTTGATTCTGTTCTTGGCAGTCAGGACTGGTTTCATTTGAGCGGAGAGAATATGTATCCTGCTAAAGAGGGAGCCTTTACAGGGGAAATTTCAGCGGATATGCTTAAAGACTGCGGTTGCGGATTTTGTCTCGCCGGGCATTCTGAACGCAGACATATAATGGGCGAATCCGATGAGTTTGTAGGTGAAAAAGTAACTTTCGGACTTGCTAATGATCTTTCAATGATTCTTTGCGTGGGTGAAACAATAGAAGAAAGAAAAGCGGGCAATGTTCAACAGGTAATAGACACTCAGTTGGAAAAAGGACTTGCCGGAGTAGAAGCTGATATTGTTCCTGATCGTATTGTAATCGCTTATGAACCTGTCTGGGCAATTGGTACAGGAGAAGTTGCTGGTCCTGAAGAAATTAAGGAAGCACATTTATTTGTCAGAAAAAAACTAGAAAATATTTTTCCTGATAAATTCAATGATATCAAAATCTTATATGGTGGAAGTGTAAAACCTGGTAATTGTGCCGAGATCATAGCACTTGACAATGTGGACGGTGTGTTGGTAGGAGGCGCGAGCTTGGACGGCGAAAGTTTCAGCCAGATTGTACTGGCATAG
- a CDS encoding phosphoglycerate kinase, which yields MLYIDQVDIEGKTLLIRVDFNVPLNGDIITDDNRIKAAVPTLKYSLEKGAAVIVMAHLGKPKGKVVDELSLAPIAARLGELLGMDVPLAPDCIGPEVEKMASNLKPGQIMMLQNLRFHAEEQGKTPEDRGDFGKKLAALADIYVNDAFGVAHRPNASVVDVPYAAKECCIGFLLKKEWEVLGEYLKHPERPYLAISGGAKVSSKLGILTNLIGKVDHFIIGGAMANTFMLAKGQSIGKSLCEPDLVDTAKEILDKAEAAGTKLHLPVDFVWGLDTDKPAGVCGEDNVPEDAMLLDIGPDTIKNFIEVISSSKTIVWNGPMGLFENPEFAEGSMAVCKAMSENVGTTIVGGGDTDAVVHKANLQNSFSFISTGGGSFLEFLEGKELPAFKALKENM from the coding sequence ATGCTCTACATAGATCAGGTAGATATTGAAGGTAAAACCCTGCTTATACGCGTAGATTTTAATGTTCCTTTAAACGGGGACATAATTACTGATGATAATAGAATCAAAGCCGCTGTTCCAACACTGAAATACAGCCTTGAAAAAGGGGCCGCGGTTATAGTTATGGCTCATCTGGGCAAGCCCAAGGGGAAAGTGGTTGATGAACTTTCGCTTGCGCCTATTGCAGCGAGACTCGGCGAACTGCTTGGAATGGATGTTCCGCTCGCACCGGACTGCATTGGCCCCGAAGTAGAAAAAATGGCCTCGAATTTAAAACCGGGCCAGATAATGATGTTGCAGAATCTTCGCTTCCATGCTGAAGAACAGGGCAAAACTCCGGAAGACAGAGGTGATTTCGGAAAAAAACTTGCGGCTCTTGCCGATATATATGTTAATGATGCATTTGGTGTTGCCCACCGTCCTAACGCTTCTGTTGTTGATGTTCCTTATGCAGCTAAAGAATGCTGCATTGGATTTCTGCTGAAGAAAGAATGGGAAGTACTGGGAGAGTATTTAAAACATCCTGAACGTCCTTATCTTGCTATTTCAGGCGGAGCTAAAGTTTCCAGCAAACTTGGTATCCTTACCAACCTTATAGGCAAAGTGGATCATTTTATTATAGGTGGCGCAATGGCCAATACTTTTATGCTCGCTAAGGGTCAAAGTATCGGTAAATCATTATGTGAACCTGATCTTGTGGATACGGCTAAAGAAATTCTGGATAAGGCTGAAGCTGCAGGAACCAAGCTGCATCTTCCAGTTGATTTTGTGTGGGGGCTGGATACAGACAAACCTGCCGGAGTGTGCGGTGAAGATAACGTCCCCGAAGATGCCATGCTTCTGGATATAGGACCGGACACAATTAAAAATTTTATCGAAGTTATTTCTTCGTCTAAAACAATTGTCTGGAATGGACCCATGGGGCTTTTTGAAAATCCGGAGTTTGCCGAAGGTTCAATGGCTGTCTGCAAGGCAATGTCGGAAAACGTCGGCACAACTATTGTCGGCGGGGGAGATACAGATGCAGTTGTTCACAAGGCAAATCTGCAGAATTCGTTCTCTTTTATTTCAACCGGAGGCGGATCTTTTCTCGAATTTCTTGAAGGAAAAGAACTTCCTGCATTTAAAGCTTTGAAGGAGAATATGTAG
- the rimI gene encoding ribosomal protein S18-alanine N-acetyltransferase: protein MKSVHDIKNQYYVEKMGPDDLSALMELESLCFNYHWSEKQFKLGLERGAFHVLGVRDGDKISGYLAYSILLDEMEILNLGVRPESRRKGIGLKLMLTLLQKCRDMGIQKGLLDVKKSNTPAIRLYESLGFKKTGVRKKYYPDTKEDAILYNLDLNES from the coding sequence ATGAAATCTGTACATGATATAAAAAATCAATATTATGTGGAAAAGATGGGTCCTGATGATCTCAGCGCTCTTATGGAGTTGGAATCTTTATGTTTTAACTACCACTGGAGTGAAAAACAATTCAAGCTGGGGCTTGAACGTGGGGCCTTTCACGTTTTAGGAGTCAGGGACGGTGATAAAATTTCCGGGTATCTGGCATATTCTATACTGCTGGATGAAATGGAAATACTTAATCTCGGGGTCCGTCCGGAAAGCCGGAGGAAAGGTATTGGTTTGAAACTTATGTTGACGCTCTTGCAAAAATGCCGTGACATGGGCATACAAAAAGGGCTGCTTGATGTAAAAAAATCTAATACTCCTGCCATCAGGTTATATGAAAGTCTCGGATTTAAAAAAACTGGGGTCAGAAAAAAATATTATCCGGATACTAAAGAAGACGCTATTCTTTACAATCTGGATTTAAACGAAAGCTGA
- a CDS encoding NUDIX hydrolase, with product MPRSRSGKIKNEILPQSVEVVDSQNRPLAVVNVLEAHRQSLMHRSVIVLAYSPEGKIYLQKRSQNKKLYPGRWDVSASGHVFFGQSFEKTAINELWNELGIKTDKITEIAKFEASPSTGNEFIKVFIHEKMTTIPNPNPEEVESGYFYSKSELNWLISEFRELLAPALVFLNDQGLLFK from the coding sequence ATGCCAAGATCACGGTCAGGAAAAATTAAAAACGAAATCCTCCCCCAAAGCGTGGAAGTTGTAGACTCTCAAAACAGACCTCTGGCGGTGGTCAATGTGCTGGAAGCCCACAGGCAGTCACTCATGCACCGCTCAGTAATAGTTCTGGCATATTCACCTGAAGGGAAAATCTACCTTCAGAAGCGCAGCCAGAACAAAAAGTTATATCCCGGGCGCTGGGATGTATCTGCAAGCGGACACGTTTTTTTCGGGCAGTCTTTTGAAAAGACGGCTATAAATGAACTATGGAATGAGCTTGGCATTAAGACCGATAAAATAACTGAAATCGCTAAATTTGAGGCATCCCCTTCCACAGGAAATGAGTTCATCAAAGTTTTTATTCACGAAAAAATGACGACCATTCCCAACCCTAATCCTGAGGAAGTCGAAAGTGGATATTTTTATTCAAAAAGCGAGCTTAACTGGCTGATATCGGAATTCAGGGAATTGCTGGCTCCTGCCCTTGTTTTTCTGAATGATCAGGGACTCCTGTTCAAATAA
- a CDS encoding inositol monophosphatase family protein, with product MDIVELKAVLEETSKAVLEAGKIISENWKKPKQIKMKGRIDIVTDTDLAVEKFLKDRLSVILPESDFLAEETSGSARPGKLTWIIDPVDGTTNFTHGLPMVATSVALWADDKIVLGVVNLPILGEIFTAVRGGGTRLNGVRVSTTETGDLEKSLIATGFPYDIDNYAEAVTKRLYKVLLATRGIRRPGAAAMDLAYLSCGRYDGFYENGLKPWDTAAGWLLVEEAGGCVTDFEGNPYNLYSPSILASNTQLHEKLSGLINEE from the coding sequence ATGGATATAGTAGAACTTAAAGCTGTACTTGAAGAAACAAGTAAAGCAGTGCTCGAAGCCGGTAAAATAATATCTGAAAACTGGAAGAAACCTAAACAGATAAAAATGAAAGGCCGGATAGATATCGTTACTGATACTGATCTTGCTGTTGAAAAATTTTTAAAAGATAGACTTTCTGTAATTCTACCGGAATCAGATTTTCTGGCAGAAGAAACTTCGGGTTCGGCTCGTCCGGGTAAACTAACATGGATCATTGATCCTGTTGACGGGACAACAAATTTCACACATGGCCTGCCGATGGTAGCTACCTCTGTTGCTCTTTGGGCAGATGATAAAATTGTTCTCGGAGTGGTTAATCTGCCTATTTTAGGCGAAATTTTTACTGCCGTGAGAGGTGGTGGAACAAGATTGAACGGGGTCAGGGTTTCAACCACTGAAACTGGAGATCTTGAAAAATCTCTTATTGCTACAGGCTTTCCCTATGACATTGACAACTATGCCGAAGCTGTGACGAAAAGATTATACAAAGTGCTCCTTGCTACCCGTGGCATAAGGAGGCCCGGAGCCGCAGCTATGGATCTGGCTTACCTGTCCTGTGGCCGTTATGATGGTTTTTATGAAAACGGGCTTAAACCCTGGGATACAGCTGCGGGCTGGCTTTTGGTTGAAGAGGCTGGAGGATGCGTGACTGATTTTGAAGGGAATCCTTATAATTTATATTCACCTTCAATACTTGCATCCAACACCCAGCTTCATGAAAAGTTATCAGGGTTAATAAACGAGGAATAA
- a CDS encoding rod shape-determining protein, whose product MWARLMSFFGKDLAMDLGTANTLLYTPKDGIVLNEPSVVALDARDDSVIAVGKEAKEYLGRTPERIRAIRPMKDGVIADFEVTKKMISFFISKVISKKNLIKPRIVICVPTGITQVEKRAVIESGHQAGAREVRLIEEPMAAAIGAGLNIHLPEGNMVVDIGGGTTEVAVITLSSIAHSQSVRVAGDEMNDAIRRYIQDEFKLLIGENMAEQAKIKIGSAIELPERLTMTVSGKNIIDGTPKAIEIHDGHIREAIAEPVKAIVLSVRTALENTQPELVSDIATNGLLLAGGGALLKGLDQLVNRESTLRVVIDEDPLTTVVRGTGLSLEGKDFQKVYIN is encoded by the coding sequence ATGTGGGCTCGCTTAATGAGTTTTTTCGGCAAAGATCTAGCAATGGATCTTGGCACAGCCAATACTCTTCTTTACACTCCTAAAGATGGAATTGTTCTTAATGAGCCTTCTGTTGTGGCTCTCGATGCCAGAGATGATTCTGTCATTGCCGTAGGCAAGGAGGCGAAAGAGTACCTTGGCCGTACTCCCGAAAGAATCAGAGCTATAAGACCGATGAAAGATGGTGTCATTGCAGACTTTGAAGTCACCAAAAAAATGATTTCATTCTTCATCAGTAAAGTTATCAGTAAGAAGAATCTTATTAAGCCGCGGATTGTAATTTGTGTTCCGACCGGAATAACTCAGGTTGAGAAAAGGGCAGTTATAGAATCAGGACATCAGGCAGGAGCCAGAGAAGTCCGCCTTATTGAAGAGCCTATGGCTGCGGCTATCGGAGCAGGGCTTAACATCCACCTGCCTGAGGGTAACATGGTTGTCGACATCGGTGGTGGTACAACAGAAGTAGCTGTGATCACATTATCATCAATTGCCCATAGCCAATCTGTACGAGTTGCCGGGGACGAAATGAACGATGCGATCAGACGCTATATTCAGGATGAATTTAAATTATTGATTGGCGAAAATATGGCTGAGCAGGCCAAGATAAAGATAGGTTCTGCCATAGAATTACCAGAGCGGTTGACCATGACTGTCTCCGGAAAAAATATTATTGATGGAACTCCTAAAGCTATTGAAATCCACGACGGGCATATACGTGAAGCAATAGCCGAGCCTGTGAAAGCTATCGTCCTTTCGGTCAGAACCGCTCTTGAAAATACTCAACCTGAACTTGTCAGCGATATTGCTACAAACGGTTTGCTTCTGGCCGGTGGCGGGGCTTTGCTTAAAGGCCTTGATCAGCTGGTAAATCGGGAAAGTACGCTTAGAGTCGTTATTGATGAAGACCCGCTGACCACAGTTGTTAGAGGAACAGGTCTTTCTCTGGAAGGCAAAGATTTTCAGAAAGTTTATATCAATTAA
- a CDS encoding GAF domain-containing protein, with translation MPRNEALINILSIICNVFEAHSVVLFLPDGQHGYCVAQSFSLGDEVLPQGSPVQKKSLTGIVIGKNEPLFINNMDRKGATALGYYSSREDGKIKAFMGTPLDNSMGALCLDSKRTYSFSTKDLKILSQFARLITLTLSCIHSMDAEGKRNEYFVTLKLVHNLRKRQPKWHAFLENFLEMISTTSTFSHCSLTVMDQRGSSYFIEGSNRPLFRKAPKDDEGFPIGSGLVGWVYKNQEPIYIDGTSPGQASSSIFGGTAPTYDFTGVICIPLVFQRKARGVLVFANEEPVNITDDLKDFLAMVSEYLTQFLENLFLRSRLAEARSALQKITPSSEKPVLINDN, from the coding sequence ATGCCGAGGAACGAAGCTTTAATCAATATTTTAAGCATAATATGTAACGTGTTTGAGGCACACAGTGTTGTGCTTTTTCTGCCGGATGGACAGCACGGTTATTGTGTTGCCCAGTCTTTCAGTCTTGGTGACGAAGTTCTGCCGCAAGGCAGCCCGGTTCAGAAAAAAAGTTTAACCGGTATTGTTATCGGTAAAAATGAACCTCTGTTCATTAATAACATGGATAGAAAAGGTGCAACTGCCTTAGGTTATTACAGTTCACGCGAAGACGGAAAAATAAAGGCTTTCATGGGAACTCCTCTTGATAATTCAATGGGGGCTCTCTGTCTGGATAGTAAAAGAACTTACTCTTTCAGTACAAAGGATCTTAAAATTTTATCCCAGTTTGCCAGACTGATTACGCTTACACTTTCATGTATTCATTCAATGGATGCCGAGGGTAAAAGAAATGAGTATTTTGTGACCCTGAAGCTGGTTCACAATCTGCGCAAGCGCCAACCGAAGTGGCATGCATTTCTAGAAAATTTTCTGGAAATGATTTCAACGACTTCAACCTTCTCCCATTGCAGTCTGACTGTTATGGACCAGAGGGGATCTTCGTATTTTATTGAAGGCTCAAACCGACCGCTTTTCCGTAAGGCCCCTAAAGATGATGAAGGATTTCCCATAGGCAGTGGACTTGTCGGATGGGTATACAAAAATCAGGAGCCTATATATATTGATGGCACAAGTCCCGGTCAGGCCTCGTCCTCAATATTCGGGGGTACAGCTCCTACTTATGATTTTACCGGTGTTATTTGTATTCCGCTTGTGTTTCAAAGAAAGGCCAGAGGTGTTCTGGTGTTTGCAAACGAAGAACCCGTTAATATTACTGACGATCTGAAAGATTTTCTTGCTATGGTTTCTGAATATCTTACCCAGTTTCTTGAGAATCTGTTTTTGAGGAGCAGGTTGGCAGAAGCAAGATCCGCTTTACAGAAAATAACTCCTTCATCAGAGAAACCGGTTCTGATAAACGATAATTAA
- a CDS encoding DUF6485 family protein, which translates to MSANKTCVNIDINNSGCPCTNLRCPKHGVCCECIAHHKNKDQLPACYFTAEQEKTYDRSIDYFIKCRTR; encoded by the coding sequence ATGTCAGCCAACAAAACCTGTGTTAATATTGATATTAACAATTCAGGATGCCCCTGCACTAATCTTCGGTGTCCTAAACATGGTGTATGCTGCGAATGCATAGCCCATCACAAAAACAAGGATCAGCTTCCTGCTTGTTACTTCACTGCTGAACAGGAAAAAACTTACGACAGATCAATTGATTACTTTATAAAATGCAGGACCAGATAA
- the gcvT gene encoding glycine cleavage system aminomethyltransferase GcvT, with the protein MAELRTTPLTEWHRNNGAKLVPFAGFEMPVQYSGIVAEHKHTRSKAGVFDISHMGEFKLSGKGAKDALNKVVTQNLDTLAAGKCRYGFLPNDQGGVLDDLIVYCLGEDKYMLVVNGACEESDFNWIKNHLPEELEFKNVSDETAKIDLQGPESLEVMQNVFGRDFTHLKYFNFEEAEFDGYELIISRTGYTGELGYELYLPAEHAESLWKKIVADERVIPVGLGARDTLRLEMGLPLYGQDLDTEHNPREGGYGFLLPDDAFTDVNEMQVPLKIPGRRAARHGDKVLLDGKEVGVVTSGSFGPSLGYSIALAYIKKEFADAEKFIVQASKKELEAEKAELPFYKEATARKKLS; encoded by the coding sequence TTGGCTGAATTACGTACTACGCCATTGACTGAGTGGCATCGCAACAACGGAGCGAAACTCGTTCCTTTTGCAGGGTTTGAAATGCCTGTTCAATACAGTGGAATCGTTGCTGAACATAAACACACCCGCTCAAAGGCCGGTGTATTTGATATCTCTCACATGGGTGAGTTTAAACTTTCCGGAAAGGGAGCTAAAGATGCCCTCAATAAAGTTGTAACTCAGAACCTTGACACCCTTGCAGCCGGAAAATGCCGCTACGGCTTTCTTCCCAATGATCAGGGCGGAGTTCTTGATGACCTCATTGTTTATTGTCTTGGCGAAGACAAATACATGCTGGTTGTAAACGGAGCCTGCGAAGAATCTGACTTCAACTGGATTAAAAACCATCTTCCTGAAGAACTTGAATTTAAAAATGTTTCTGACGAAACAGCTAAAATAGACCTCCAAGGCCCTGAATCACTCGAAGTTATGCAGAATGTCTTCGGACGTGATTTTACCCATCTTAAGTATTTCAACTTCGAAGAAGCTGAATTTGACGGCTATGAGCTTATCATCAGCCGTACCGGATATACCGGGGAACTGGGATATGAACTTTATCTTCCTGCTGAACATGCTGAAAGTCTCTGGAAAAAAATTGTAGCTGATGAACGGGTTATTCCGGTAGGACTTGGAGCTCGTGACACACTGCGTCTGGAAATGGGACTTCCGCTTTATGGTCAGGATCTTGATACCGAACACAATCCCCGTGAAGGTGGATACGGCTTTCTGCTTCCTGATGATGCTTTTACTGATGTTAATGAAATGCAGGTTCCTCTTAAAATCCCCGGACGCAGAGCTGCCCGCCACGGCGACAAAGTTTTGCTTGATGGAAAAGAAGTTGGAGTTGTAACCAGCGGCTCTTTCGGCCCTTCACTTGGTTACAGCATAGCACTTGCCTACATTAAAAAAGAATTTGCAGATGCTGAAAAATTTATTGTTCAGGCATCAAAAAAAGAACTTGAAGCTGAAAAAGCAGAGCTCCCCTTCTATAAAGAAGCAACAGCCCGCAAAAAACTTAGCTAA
- a CDS encoding lysophospholipid acyltransferase family protein, which translates to MKINIKAETVGVPAAFLYRSWIRSLRFDEEGFDQIMELPSQGKRVMVAIWHNELFSLTGYGMKRKVPIVTMASDSKDGQYITEVLERIGYKVARGSSTRGGVKAMMNMVRIMKKENRVAVITVDGPKGPRHKFKHGILAIAKKTGAVILPARAVHDSAFVFKKSWDNFEVPKPFSHVKIKIGQPYMVQSEKQDEAGFLAEAEILEKKLEELTD; encoded by the coding sequence GTGAAGATTAATATAAAGGCTGAAACAGTTGGTGTTCCTGCAGCTTTTTTGTATAGATCATGGATTCGGTCGCTGCGTTTTGATGAAGAAGGTTTTGATCAGATTATGGAACTTCCATCTCAGGGAAAACGAGTCATGGTTGCAATCTGGCATAATGAACTTTTTTCATTAACCGGTTATGGAATGAAAAGAAAAGTTCCTATTGTTACCATGGCCAGTGACAGCAAAGACGGGCAATACATAACTGAAGTTCTGGAACGCATCGGTTACAAGGTTGCCAGAGGGTCTTCCACTCGTGGTGGCGTCAAGGCAATGATGAATATGGTTCGGATAATGAAAAAAGAAAACCGTGTAGCCGTGATCACCGTTGATGGACCCAAAGGTCCGCGTCATAAGTTTAAGCACGGTATTCTTGCCATAGCTAAAAAAACAGGAGCTGTTATTCTGCCTGCACGGGCTGTACATGACTCGGCTTTTGTTTTTAAAAAATCATGGGATAATTTCGAGGTCCCGAAACCTTTTTCTCATGTAAAGATAAAAATAGGCCAGCCCTACATGGTTCAGTCTGAAAAACAGGATGAAGCCGGTTTTCTGGCGGAAGCTGAAATACTTGAAAAAAAGTTGGAAGAGTTGACTGATTAG